The following coding sequences lie in one Mycobacterium gordonae genomic window:
- a CDS encoding MlaD family protein translates to MRKLARPVFWLSVFTAVATVCAILLLTALRSPVNGVVSHYTATFTDVSGLDVGNDVRISGVQVGKVKAIRLDGRTAKVDFSALNEHPVYRNTVAAVRYQNLLGQRYIELVQTSAAGERLPNGSNIPVGQTVPSFDITKLFNGFRPVFQTLDAAQLNQFGENLLRLIQGDDTGIGPVLRDLDVISKYAVNRQAVITMLLHNLSDLSQDLGGKSQQLFDLINALNGALSTFTSKAEEFRTSIDIELPMMRSLVRVLQTAERGFDASTSPLYGLTTRLFPQTPTVIAGLSLTPTLIQGLRDSLVDDERPAFTCSNGEMLLPGIGQVSFAQQDLVVCR, encoded by the coding sequence ATGAGAAAGCTTGCCAGGCCGGTCTTTTGGCTATCGGTGTTCACCGCGGTGGCGACCGTGTGCGCGATCCTGCTGCTCACCGCGCTACGCAGTCCGGTCAACGGCGTGGTCTCGCACTACACGGCGACATTCACCGACGTATCCGGGCTGGATGTGGGCAACGACGTGCGCATCTCCGGCGTGCAGGTCGGCAAGGTGAAGGCAATCCGGCTCGACGGCCGCACGGCCAAGGTCGACTTCAGCGCGCTCAATGAGCATCCGGTGTATCGCAACACCGTTGCGGCCGTCCGTTATCAGAACCTGCTGGGCCAGCGCTATATCGAGCTGGTTCAGACGTCCGCGGCTGGCGAACGACTGCCCAACGGTTCGAACATCCCGGTCGGCCAGACGGTGCCGTCATTCGATATCACCAAGCTGTTCAACGGGTTCCGGCCGGTATTCCAGACCCTCGACGCGGCCCAGCTCAACCAGTTCGGGGAGAACCTGCTACGGCTCATCCAGGGCGACGACACCGGAATCGGGCCGGTGCTGCGAGATCTGGACGTCATCTCGAAGTACGCGGTCAATCGGCAGGCCGTCATCACGATGCTGTTGCACAACCTAAGCGACCTGTCACAGGATCTCGGCGGGAAGTCGCAGCAGTTGTTCGACCTCATCAACGCACTCAACGGTGCGCTGTCGACGTTCACGTCCAAAGCCGAGGAATTCCGCACTTCGATCGACATCGAACTGCCGATGATGCGCAGCCTGGTCCGGGTGCTGCAAACCGCGGAGCGCGGTTTCGACGCATCGACGTCTCCGTTGTACGGCCTGACCACCCGGCTGTTCCCACAGACACCGACGGTGATCGCCGGGCTGTCCCTGACCCCCACCCTGATCCAGGGGTTGCGGGATTCTCTGGTTGACGACGAGCGTCCGGCGTTTACCTGCTCGAACGGCGAGATGCTGCTGCCCGGCATCGGCCAAGTATCCTTCGCCCAGCAGGATTTGGTGGTATGCCGATGA
- a CDS encoding MlaD family protein — MTIRALVARRATATTLRIRGLVVAIVLAVLGTVLYQTAQGDYDDTFRLTVIANTIGEGLGPGAEVKFHGLAIGSVKELESVGYNRQRMTVVLDPNQARALTTDTKARFTSSNVFGTAAVELVSGGDGPPLRSNQTLVMSADVQAASITGLLRQGQKLSRSFDNPEFEHVIDVLRRHADIVEPLARAGSDLAKIIADTDTMPVAQSLSVLASFVNGLGDALPVVGLSTNLVDGLTPLVSPGGIERTNLVFGQTGQLLIDVGQLAAQHNTWIVQFVNAVMNIGIPASFAAGSLAPAYDRLSSLVDRADSALIVVDGQVRLRTEVSLDGGPRR; from the coding sequence ATGACGATTCGTGCCCTGGTCGCGCGACGGGCGACCGCGACCACCTTGAGAATTCGCGGGCTGGTTGTCGCCATCGTGTTGGCGGTGCTAGGCACCGTGCTGTACCAAACCGCGCAAGGCGACTACGACGATACTTTCAGACTGACCGTGATCGCCAACACCATCGGTGAGGGCCTGGGGCCGGGCGCCGAAGTCAAGTTTCACGGTCTGGCCATCGGCTCGGTCAAGGAGCTGGAATCGGTCGGCTACAACAGGCAGCGGATGACGGTGGTGCTCGATCCGAACCAGGCCCGCGCGCTGACCACCGACACCAAAGCCAGATTCACCTCGTCAAACGTATTCGGCACCGCCGCAGTCGAACTCGTCAGCGGCGGCGACGGGCCACCGTTGCGGTCAAACCAGACCCTGGTGATGAGCGCCGACGTGCAGGCAGCATCGATCACCGGTCTGTTGCGGCAGGGTCAGAAGCTCAGCCGCAGTTTCGACAACCCGGAATTCGAACACGTCATCGACGTGCTGCGTCGCCACGCCGACATCGTCGAGCCGCTGGCCCGAGCGGGGTCGGATCTGGCCAAGATCATCGCTGACACCGACACCATGCCTGTCGCGCAATCACTTTCGGTGCTGGCATCGTTCGTCAACGGGCTGGGTGACGCGCTGCCCGTGGTTGGACTGAGCACCAACCTGGTGGACGGGTTGACCCCCCTGGTCAGCCCCGGCGGCATCGAGCGGACCAACCTGGTATTCGGCCAGACCGGGCAGTTGCTGATCGATGTCGGACAGCTCGCCGCGCAACACAACACTTGGATCGTCCAGTTCGTCAACGCGGTCATGAACATCGGCATACCGGCGTCCTTCGCGGCCGGCAGTCTCGCCCCCGCCTACGACCGGCTGTCCAGCCTTGTCGACCGCGCCGACAGCGCCCTGATCGTGGTGGACGGACAGGTCCGGCTGCGCACCGAAGTTTCCCTGGACGGCGGGCCGCGACGATGA
- a CDS encoding MlaE family ABC transporter permease — MAGYVARPARYRPGGGAAVLRLPLGVANRGLSFFERLGHQASFLILALGAIPRTVTRYRRHTGAILVDMIWGNGSLIVGGGTVGVLVFMGAAIGASVGIEGYAALDMVGMGPLTGFISAYANTREMAPMIAAIGFGAQAGTRMTAEIGAMRISEEIDALEVQGIASIPYVVTPRVIAGVITIVPLYLMSLVLSYLFCSLVVNVIHHQSSGTYYHYFDAFIQPSDVLLSVIKAAIFVLLIVAIHCYEGYYAAGGPEGVGQASGRAIRASLISVVVADMVLTLVFWGNNPGLRLSG; from the coding sequence ATGGCGGGGTATGTGGCAAGGCCGGCGCGGTACCGGCCCGGTGGTGGGGCCGCAGTGCTGCGGCTGCCGCTGGGGGTCGCCAACCGGGGCCTGTCGTTCTTCGAGCGTCTGGGGCATCAGGCCAGCTTCCTGATCCTGGCGCTGGGCGCGATACCGCGCACCGTGACCCGCTACCGGCGTCATACCGGGGCGATCCTGGTCGACATGATCTGGGGCAACGGTTCATTGATCGTCGGCGGCGGGACCGTCGGCGTGTTGGTGTTTATGGGCGCGGCGATCGGAGCGTCGGTCGGAATCGAGGGCTACGCGGCTCTGGACATGGTCGGAATGGGTCCGCTGACCGGCTTCATCTCCGCCTATGCCAACACCCGGGAAATGGCGCCGATGATCGCGGCGATCGGATTCGGCGCACAAGCGGGCACCCGGATGACCGCCGAGATCGGCGCGATGCGGATCTCCGAAGAGATAGACGCCCTTGAGGTGCAGGGGATTGCCTCGATTCCCTACGTGGTCACCCCGCGTGTCATCGCCGGCGTCATCACGATCGTTCCGCTCTACCTGATGTCGCTGGTGCTGAGCTACCTGTTCTGCTCCCTGGTGGTCAACGTGATACACCACCAGTCGTCGGGCACCTACTACCACTATTTCGACGCGTTCATCCAACCGTCCGACGTGCTGCTTTCGGTGATCAAGGCGGCCATCTTCGTGCTGCTGATCGTTGCGATCCATTGCTACGAGGGCTATTACGCGGCCGGCGGTCCCGAGGGCGTGGGCCAGGCTTCGGGCCGCGCGATCCGGGCCAGCCTGATCTCGGTGGTGGTCGCCGACATGGTGCTCACGTTGGTGTTCTGGGGCAACAACCCTGGCCTGAGACTTTCGGGGTAG
- a CDS encoding MlaE family ABC transporter permease, with protein sequence MSFSSACPVAVGVPTDAAVASEAPVARRRSAPRIVRAGRRAVRKADGSLQTLGRFFDLAVQSAVYLITDLFRLRHPWRDTLSQASFIVSVTAIPALLISIPFGVIVAVQVGSVIQQVGATSISGAAGGLGVIRQAAPIVAALLLGGAAGAAVTTDLGARSIRDEVDALRVMGINPVQRLVTPRLAAMIMVAPFLCVFIIFMGLSAGYVINVAFQSGTPGSYIASFGSFATTADLVVALLKTWLFGVIVTLIACQRGLEARGGPRGVADAVNAAVVLGVVAVFLLNLVITELVTTLMPTKVG encoded by the coding sequence ATGTCTTTTTCGTCTGCCTGCCCAGTTGCGGTCGGTGTGCCGACGGACGCGGCGGTCGCATCCGAGGCGCCTGTCGCGCGCCGCCGCAGCGCTCCGAGGATCGTCAGGGCGGGCCGCCGAGCGGTGCGAAAAGCCGACGGATCGCTGCAGACGCTCGGCCGCTTCTTCGACCTGGCCGTGCAGTCCGCCGTGTACCTGATCACCGATCTGTTCCGGCTGCGTCACCCGTGGCGGGACACGCTCAGCCAGGCGTCGTTCATCGTCAGTGTCACCGCGATTCCCGCCCTGCTGATCTCCATTCCGTTCGGCGTCATCGTTGCGGTCCAGGTGGGCAGCGTCATTCAGCAGGTCGGTGCGACCTCGATCTCCGGCGCGGCCGGCGGTCTGGGCGTCATCCGGCAGGCCGCGCCGATCGTTGCCGCGCTGCTGCTGGGCGGCGCGGCGGGAGCTGCGGTCACCACCGACCTGGGCGCGCGCAGCATTCGCGACGAGGTCGACGCGCTGCGGGTGATGGGCATCAACCCGGTGCAACGCCTGGTGACGCCGCGCTTGGCGGCGATGATCATGGTGGCCCCGTTCCTGTGTGTCTTCATCATCTTCATGGGGCTGTCGGCAGGCTACGTGATCAATGTGGCCTTCCAGTCCGGCACCCCGGGCAGTTACATTGCCTCGTTCGGATCCTTTGCCACCACAGCCGATCTCGTCGTTGCGCTGTTGAAGACATGGCTGTTCGGCGTGATCGTCACCTTGATCGCCTGCCAACGGGGGCTGGAGGCCAGGGGCGGCCCGCGCGGAGTGGCTGACGCGGTCAACGCCGCCGTCGTGCTGGGCGTGGTCGCGGTCTTTCTGCTGAACCTGGTGATCACCGAACTCGTCACCACGCTGATGCCGACGAAGGTGGGCTGA
- a CDS encoding GMC oxidoreductase, whose protein sequence is MESSLSRTALERAATLATHPDALRNDYDVVVLGSGYGGAITAARLGVANARAGGKLSIAVFERGSEHPTGTFPETEKAAAAELRSPLNPLGLIELERFKTIDVIHANGLGGTSLINFNVAIVPDREVFLASWPKQFQRLVEQEREGVGGLEEYFLRARRMLGAAPYAENVPLRRVDAFTQIAKNAGAQLQLLNLTVSTEDRVTKYGVQRRRCPNHGGDGTGDNTGSKNTLMTNYLPMAAHFGVELFTGIEGLRVEPTDDGRWRVITRRTGGKGGEETAVIARQVVVAAGTLGSNGILLRSSQAGLQLSTRLGKNFSGNGDNFGIAYNTDMQTDTQTWATTDGPPRSLLACGPSITAAMRFGADQSDLRKRFTVQDLSLPRALIDSFRFGLMGLAATSYRDYRKAKLDRWRRDITFNTDGAMNHSLGFLIMVHDNSDGELVLRKNGTVKIDWPGAPTELVYKDVDAVMRPAVEAIGGTYIKNPRWDKRFLGKHLITAHPMGGCTTADNVDAGVVDHAGRVFRPDGGTYDGLYVCDASVIPRAIGVNPFLTISMFAERTADLMREDLGLPGYDPAVEGDDRA, encoded by the coding sequence ATGGAGTCATCACTCTCCCGAACGGCCCTGGAACGAGCCGCGACGCTGGCAACTCACCCGGACGCACTGCGCAACGACTACGACGTGGTGGTCCTCGGGTCCGGTTACGGCGGTGCGATCACCGCCGCGCGGCTCGGGGTGGCAAACGCACGAGCCGGCGGCAAACTGAGCATCGCGGTTTTCGAGCGCGGCTCCGAGCATCCGACCGGCACCTTCCCCGAGACCGAGAAGGCGGCGGCGGCCGAGCTGCGCTCGCCGCTCAACCCACTGGGGTTGATCGAACTCGAACGCTTCAAGACCATCGACGTCATCCACGCGAACGGATTGGGCGGCACCTCGCTGATCAATTTCAACGTGGCGATCGTGCCGGACCGCGAAGTGTTCCTGGCGTCGTGGCCCAAGCAGTTCCAGCGGCTGGTGGAGCAGGAGCGGGAAGGCGTCGGCGGCCTCGAGGAGTACTTCTTGCGCGCCCGGCGCATGCTGGGCGCGGCGCCGTACGCCGAAAACGTGCCGCTGCGCCGGGTCGACGCCTTCACCCAGATCGCCAAGAACGCCGGCGCCCAGTTGCAGCTACTCAACCTCACCGTCAGCACCGAGGACCGGGTGACGAAATACGGCGTGCAGCGCAGGCGCTGCCCCAACCACGGCGGTGACGGTACCGGCGACAACACCGGTTCGAAGAACACCCTGATGACCAATTACCTGCCGATGGCCGCGCACTTCGGCGTCGAGTTGTTCACCGGCATCGAGGGGCTTCGGGTCGAGCCAACCGACGACGGCCGCTGGCGTGTGATCACCCGTCGCACCGGAGGCAAGGGCGGTGAGGAGACCGCGGTCATCGCGCGGCAGGTGGTGGTGGCTGCGGGCACGCTGGGGAGCAACGGGATCCTGCTGCGTTCAAGCCAGGCGGGGTTGCAGTTGTCCACCCGGCTCGGCAAGAACTTCAGCGGCAACGGCGACAACTTCGGCATCGCCTACAACACCGACATGCAGACCGACACCCAGACCTGGGCCACCACCGATGGGCCACCGCGGTCCCTGCTGGCCTGCGGGCCCAGCATCACCGCCGCGATGCGTTTCGGTGCCGACCAGTCCGACCTGCGTAAACGTTTCACGGTGCAGGATCTGTCGTTGCCTCGCGCGCTGATCGACAGCTTCCGCTTCGGGTTGATGGGGTTGGCGGCAACCAGCTACCGCGACTACCGCAAGGCCAAGCTCGACCGGTGGCGCCGGGACATCACGTTCAACACCGACGGGGCGATGAACCACTCGCTGGGCTTTCTGATCATGGTTCACGACAATTCCGACGGCGAGCTGGTGCTGCGCAAGAACGGCACCGTCAAGATCGACTGGCCGGGGGCTCCGACCGAACTCGTCTACAAGGATGTGGACGCCGTCATGCGGCCGGCGGTCGAAGCGATCGGGGGCACCTACATCAAGAACCCGCGCTGGGACAAGCGCTTTCTGGGCAAGCACCTGATCACCGCTCATCCGATGGGCGGGTGCACCACGGCGGACAATGTCGACGCGGGTGTGGTCGACCATGCGGGACGAGTGTTCCGGCCGGACGGCGGCACTTACGACGGGCTGTACGTGTGCGACGCGTCGGTGATTCCGCGCGCCATTGGGGTCAACCCGTTCCTGACCATCTCGATGTTCGCCGAGCGGACGGCCGATCTCATGCGGGAGGATCTGGGTCTGCCCGGCTATGACCCGGCCGTCGAAGGCGACGACCGGGCCTAG
- the hsaB gene encoding 3-hydroxy-9,10-secoandrosta-1,3,5(10)-triene-9,17-dione monooxygenase reductase subunit, producing the protein MTAAPIDPRAFRTVLGQFCTGITIITTVHDDVPIGFACQSFAALSLDPPLVLFCPTKVSRSWQAIEASGRFCVNVLTEAQQHVSARFGSREPDKFAGIDWRPSELGSPIINGSLAYIDCTVASVHDGGDHFVVFGAVNSLSEVPEIKPRPLLFYRGSYTGIEPDKTTPAQWRDDLEAFLTTTTDDTWL; encoded by the coding sequence ATGACTGCTGCGCCGATTGACCCGCGCGCGTTCCGCACCGTGCTGGGTCAGTTCTGCACCGGGATCACCATCATCACCACCGTGCACGACGACGTGCCGATCGGCTTCGCCTGCCAGTCGTTCGCCGCGCTGTCGCTCGACCCGCCGCTGGTGTTGTTCTGCCCGACCAAGGTGTCGCGGTCCTGGCAGGCCATCGAGGCCAGCGGCCGGTTCTGCGTGAACGTGCTCACCGAGGCGCAACAACACGTGTCGGCCCGATTCGGTTCTCGAGAGCCCGACAAGTTCGCCGGGATCGACTGGCGCCCTTCGGAACTCGGCTCACCGATCATCAACGGGTCGTTGGCCTACATCGACTGCACGGTGGCGTCGGTGCATGACGGCGGTGACCACTTCGTGGTGTTCGGCGCGGTGAACTCGCTCTCCGAAGTGCCCGAGATCAAACCGCGCCCGTTGTTGTTCTATCGCGGCTCCTATACCGGAATCGAACCGGACAAGACGACACCGGCCCAGTGGCGCGACGATCTGGAGGCCTTTCTGACTACCACCACGGACGACACCTGGCTTTAG
- the hsaC gene encoding iron-dependent extradiol dioxygenase HsaC, which produces MSIRSLGYLRIEATDMAAWRDYGLKVLGMVEGKGTVDGALYLRMDDFPARLVIVPGEQDRLAEAGWECANAEGLQEIRNRLEVEGTPYKEATAAELAERRVDEMILFNDPSGNPLAVFHGAALEHRRVVSPYGHKFVTEEQGLGHVVLTTRDDAEALHFYRDVLGFKLRDSMRMPPQVVGRPADGAPAWLRFFGCNPRHHSLAFLPMPTPSGIVHLMVEVENSDDVGLCLDRALRRKVPLSATLGRHVNDLMLSFYMKTPGGFDVEFGCEGRKVQDEGWIARESTAVSLWGHDFSVGMRG; this is translated from the coding sequence ATGAGCATTCGGTCATTGGGCTATCTGCGCATCGAAGCCACCGACATGGCCGCGTGGCGCGACTACGGCCTGAAGGTGCTCGGCATGGTCGAGGGCAAAGGTACGGTCGACGGTGCCCTCTATCTTCGGATGGACGACTTCCCGGCCCGGCTGGTGATCGTTCCCGGCGAGCAGGACCGGCTGGCCGAGGCCGGCTGGGAGTGCGCGAATGCCGAAGGGCTGCAAGAGATCCGGAACCGTCTTGAAGTCGAGGGCACGCCGTACAAGGAGGCCACCGCGGCCGAACTGGCCGAACGCCGGGTCGACGAGATGATCCTGTTCAACGACCCGTCCGGTAACCCGCTGGCCGTCTTTCACGGCGCTGCCCTGGAACACCGCCGCGTGGTCAGTCCCTACGGGCACAAGTTCGTCACCGAGGAGCAGGGTCTGGGTCACGTGGTGCTGACCACCCGCGACGACGCCGAGGCGCTGCACTTCTACCGCGACGTGCTCGGTTTCAAACTGCGCGATTCGATGCGGATGCCACCGCAGGTGGTGGGCCGGCCCGCCGACGGTGCCCCGGCGTGGCTGCGGTTCTTCGGCTGCAATCCCCGGCATCACTCGCTGGCTTTCCTGCCGATGCCGACGCCGTCGGGCATCGTGCACCTGATGGTCGAAGTGGAGAACTCCGACGACGTCGGCCTGTGCCTGGACAGGGCCCTGCGCCGCAAGGTGCCCTTGTCGGCCACGTTGGGCCGGCATGTCAACGACCTGATGCTGTCCTTCTACATGAAGACACCAGGCGGCTTTGACGTCGAATTCGGTTGTGAGGGAAGGAAAGTCCAAGACGAAGGCTGGATTGCGCGGGAGAGCACCGCGGTGAGCCTGTGGGGTCACGACTTCTCCGTCGGCATGCGTGGCTAG
- the hsaD gene encoding 4,5:9,10-diseco-3-hydroxy-5,9,17-trioxoandrosta-1(10),2-diene-4-oate hydrolase, whose amino-acid sequence MTATDELTFESTSRTAEVDVDGPLQLHYHEAGAGNDQTVVLLHGGGPGASSWSNFSRNIAVLAQQFHVLAVDQPGYGHSDKRAEHGQFNRYAARALKGLFDQLELGRVPLVGNSLGGGTAVRFALDYPDRAGKLVLMGPGGLSVNLFAPDPTEGVKRLGKFSMEPTRKNLEAFLRVMVYDQKLITPELIDQRFELASTPESLQATRAMGMSFSGADFELGMMWREVYKLRQPVLLIWGREDRVNPLDGALVALKTIPRAQLHVFGQCGHWAQVEKFDEFNKLTIDFLGGAR is encoded by the coding sequence ATGACCGCGACAGACGAGCTGACGTTCGAATCCACCTCGCGCACTGCCGAAGTCGACGTCGACGGGCCGCTGCAGCTGCACTATCACGAAGCGGGCGCCGGTAACGACCAGACGGTGGTGTTGTTGCACGGCGGCGGCCCTGGCGCGTCGAGCTGGTCGAACTTCTCGCGCAACATCGCGGTGCTGGCGCAGCAGTTCCACGTGCTGGCGGTCGATCAGCCGGGCTACGGGCACTCCGACAAGCGCGCCGAGCACGGGCAGTTCAACCGCTACGCGGCCCGCGCGCTGAAGGGGCTGTTCGATCAGCTGGAGTTGGGACGCGTTCCGCTGGTGGGCAATTCACTCGGTGGCGGCACCGCGGTGCGGTTCGCACTGGACTATCCGGACCGGGCCGGCAAGTTGGTGCTGATGGGGCCGGGCGGCCTGAGTGTCAACCTGTTCGCGCCTGACCCCACCGAGGGGGTCAAGCGGCTGGGCAAGTTCTCCATGGAGCCCACCCGGAAGAATCTCGAGGCATTCCTGCGGGTCATGGTGTACGACCAGAAGCTGATCACTCCGGAGTTGATCGACCAGCGTTTCGAGTTGGCCAGCACCCCGGAATCGCTGCAGGCGACCCGTGCCATGGGAATGTCGTTCTCCGGAGCCGACTTCGAGCTCGGCATGATGTGGCGCGAGGTGTACAAGCTGCGCCAGCCGGTGCTGCTGATCTGGGGGCGGGAGGACCGCGTCAACCCGCTGGACGGCGCGCTGGTGGCACTCAAGACCATCCCTAGGGCCCAGCTGCACGTTTTCGGGCAGTGCGGGCACTGGGCTCAGGTGGAGAAGTTCGACGAATTCAACAAACTGACGATTGATTTCCTAGGAGGTGCGAGATGA
- the hsaA gene encoding 3-hydroxy-9,10-secoandrosta-1,3,5(10)-triene-9,17-dione monooxygenase oxygenase subunit, with translation MTTIQQRDAQTVLAAIDDLLPRIRERAQATEDRRRLLDETVQELDDIGFFTLLQPEQWGGLQCEPALFFEAVRRLASACGSTGWVSSILGVHNWHMALFDQQAQEEVWGQDARTRISSSYAPMGAGVVVDGGYLVNGSWNWSSGCDHATWAFLGGPVIKDGRPVDFGSFLIPRTEYRIDDVWHVVGLKGTGSNTVVVKDVFVPRHRFLSYKAMNDGTAGGYRTNTAPVYKMPWGTMHPTTISAPIVGMAYGAYQAHVEHQGKRVRAAFAGEKAKDDPFAKVRIAEAASDIDAAWRQLSGNVADEYALLSAGQEIPFELRARARRDQVRATGRAIASIDRLFEASGATALANDAPVQRFWRDAHAGRVHAANDPERAYVIFGNNEFGLPPGDTMV, from the coding sequence GTGACCACTATTCAACAGCGTGATGCGCAGACGGTCCTAGCTGCCATCGATGATCTGCTGCCGCGGATCCGGGAGCGCGCTCAGGCCACGGAAGATCGGCGCCGGCTGCTCGACGAGACCGTGCAGGAACTCGACGACATCGGCTTCTTCACCCTGCTGCAGCCCGAGCAGTGGGGCGGTCTGCAGTGCGAACCCGCATTGTTCTTCGAGGCGGTGCGCCGCCTGGCCAGCGCCTGCGGGTCCACCGGTTGGGTGAGCTCGATCCTGGGTGTGCACAACTGGCACATGGCGCTGTTCGACCAGCAGGCCCAGGAGGAGGTCTGGGGACAGGACGCCAGAACCCGAATTTCTTCGTCGTACGCCCCGATGGGCGCCGGGGTCGTGGTCGACGGTGGCTATCTGGTCAACGGGTCGTGGAACTGGTCATCCGGCTGCGACCACGCCACCTGGGCCTTCCTTGGCGGTCCCGTCATCAAGGACGGCCGCCCGGTCGACTTCGGCAGCTTCCTGATTCCCCGCACCGAGTACCGCATCGACGACGTGTGGCACGTGGTCGGGTTGAAGGGCACCGGCAGCAACACCGTCGTCGTCAAGGACGTCTTCGTGCCCCGGCACCGGTTCCTGTCCTACAAGGCGATGAACGACGGAACCGCCGGCGGTTACCGGACCAATACCGCTCCGGTTTACAAAATGCCCTGGGGCACAATGCACCCCACTACCATCTCGGCGCCGATCGTGGGCATGGCATACGGCGCCTACCAGGCGCACGTGGAGCACCAGGGCAAGCGGGTGCGCGCCGCCTTCGCCGGCGAGAAGGCCAAGGACGACCCGTTCGCGAAGGTGCGCATCGCCGAGGCGGCCAGTGACATCGACGCCGCCTGGCGGCAGTTGAGCGGCAACGTCGCCGACGAGTACGCGCTGTTGTCGGCCGGCCAGGAGATCCCGTTCGAGCTGCGGGCCCGGGCCCGCCGCGACCAGGTGCGCGCCACCGGGCGTGCGATCGCGTCGATCGACCGGCTCTTCGAGGCATCCGGCGCCACCGCCTTGGCCAATGACGCACCGGTGCAGCGTTTCTGGCGGGATGCACACGCCGGCCGGGTGCACGCTGCCAACGACCCGGAACGGGCGTACGTGATCTTCGGGAACAACGAGTTCGGGTTGCCGCCCGGCGACACGATGGTATGA
- a CDS encoding ferredoxin--NADP reductase, translating to MTEADLDQAPDEPLGDHVLELQIAEVVAETDDARSLVFEAPGDAAVPPERLRYAPGQFLTLRVPSDRSGSVARCYSLCSSPFTDDSLTVTVKRTAGGYASNWLCEHAHPGMRIHVLAPSGTFVPKTLDSDFLLLAAGSGITPIMSICKSALSEGSGQVTLVYANRDDRSVIFRDALRELGTKYPDRLTVVHWLESLQGLPSAAALAALAAPFTSRSAFICGPGPFMEAARLALEALKVPAQQVHIEVFKSLESDPFAAVKIEDDGDEAPATAVVELDGESHTVSWPRSAKLLDVLLAKGLDAPFSCREGHCGACAVTVRSGKVSMEVNDVLEQQDLDDGLILACQSHPESDSVEVTYDE from the coding sequence TTGACGGAGGCGGATCTGGACCAAGCGCCCGACGAGCCGCTCGGCGACCACGTGCTGGAGCTGCAGATCGCCGAGGTAGTCGCCGAAACCGACGACGCACGGTCGCTCGTGTTCGAGGCGCCAGGCGATGCGGCCGTCCCGCCCGAGCGGCTGCGTTACGCGCCCGGCCAGTTCCTGACGCTGCGGGTGCCCAGCGACCGCTCCGGTTCGGTGGCGCGCTGCTACTCCCTGTGCAGCTCGCCATTCACCGACGACTCGCTGACCGTGACGGTGAAGCGGACCGCCGGCGGCTACGCGTCGAACTGGCTGTGCGAGCACGCACACCCGGGCATGCGCATCCACGTGCTCGCCCCGTCCGGCACCTTCGTACCCAAGACGCTGGACAGCGACTTCCTGCTGCTGGCCGCCGGCAGCGGCATCACCCCGATCATGTCGATCTGCAAGTCGGCGTTGTCCGAAGGCAGCGGGCAGGTGACTCTCGTCTACGCAAACCGCGACGACCGCTCGGTCATCTTCCGGGATGCGCTACGGGAGCTGGGCACCAAGTACCCGGACCGGCTCACCGTGGTGCACTGGCTGGAATCGCTGCAGGGCCTGCCGAGCGCGGCCGCGCTGGCGGCGCTGGCCGCCCCGTTCACCAGCCGCTCGGCGTTCATCTGCGGGCCCGGACCTTTCATGGAGGCGGCACGGCTTGCCCTGGAAGCACTGAAAGTCCCTGCGCAGCAAGTGCACATCGAGGTGTTCAAGTCGCTCGAGTCGGATCCCTTCGCGGCCGTGAAGATCGAGGACGACGGCGACGAGGCACCGGCGACCGCAGTAGTGGAACTCGACGGCGAATCCCACACCGTGTCCTGGCCGCGCAGCGCCAAGCTGCTCGACGTGCTGCTGGCCAAGGGGCTGGACGCGCCGTTCTCCTGCCGGGAGGGCCACTGCGGCGCCTGCGCCGTGACCGTGCGCAGCGGCAAAGTGAGCATGGAGGTCAACGATGTGCTCGAACAGCAGGACCTCGACGACGGGCTGATTCTGGCCTGTCAATCTCACCCGGAATCTGATTCGGTAGAAGTGACCTACGACGAGTAG